The segment AGTGAATCACCGGATTTAGCGATGCCGTAATTTTACGGATTAGCTTGCAGGCAGCAGGTAAAATGGATAGACCAGACTGCGGCGATCGTGCGTTTCTTTCGGGTGATATTCCACGAGAATGTCTATTCTTCCCCGAATCGGATCTGGCTCAGTGCGAATGCTATCCACGACAATCCGCGGCTCCCATTTTTCCAATGCTTCTTGCACATAGACTCGGGTGAGCAACAGTGTTTGAGTGTTCAGTGGTGCAAAAGTTAACTCCGACAATCGCGACCCAAAATCAGGACGATACACTCTCTCTCCCAGTTCTGTGCCTAAGATAATTCGGATCGATTCTTCAATATTTTGATAGGTTGCACTCAGATGTAACCCACCTTGAACGCTCACCTGTAGCGGGAACGCCCAACCTTGACCCAAATGGTTTGCAGAAATCATAACCTGATGAATATTTTTGAGATGATTATTTCACTGCGATCGTGAAACTACTTCCGTAGCCCTACGGTTTCATCCGTTTTGGAATTTAGAGATAAGAGCAGGTGTGTGCGTTTGCAAATCTCTCTACGATGACTTCTCTAACTTCCTGGGCTGAACTCAATCAACAGTATTTGCAAACCGCGATCGCGCATGTTCGGCAGCAGCTTAAACAAGATCCGACATTGTTTGAACCTGTCGCATTCTCTCCAGAAGCCCCACCTGCGCTTGTGACACTCTGCCGAATGTTCAGACTGTCTGAATATGAGCGCGATCTCTTAGTCCTCTGTGCAGGCATGGAGTTCGATGGCGAATGGGCAACGCTCTGTGCCACTGTTCAAAACGATGCACAAAAGCCTTATCCAACATTGAGCTTAGCACTAGCTACGCTCGCAGATCCGCATTGGAGTGCTTTAGCACCAGATTCACCTTTGCGGTACTGGCATTTAATTGAGATTGGAGCAGGTAATGCGCTCACTCAAAGCCCCATCCGAATTGATGAGCGCATTCTCCATTATTTAATCGGGCTACCTCAACAAGATGAAAGATTAGCAGGATGTATTACACCAGTCGCTTCTGATGCGATCGCGCTTGTAGAATCACACCAACGGATTGTCAAACAGAGCTATCAATCCTGGATACAATT is part of the Leptolyngbya boryana PCC 6306 genome and harbors:
- a CDS encoding GPW/gp25 family protein, with translation MISANHLGQGWAFPLQVSVQGGLHLSATYQNIEESIRIILGTELGERVYRPDFGSRLSELTFAPLNTQTLLLTRVYVQEALEKWEPRIVVDSIRTEPDPIRGRIDILVEYHPKETHDRRSLVYPFYLLPAS